A region of Jannaschia sp. W003 DNA encodes the following proteins:
- a CDS encoding glycosyltransferase, translating into MKRLVKVIVPCRDEQRVVGPCLSALVASPMPAGWRLAIDVVANGCRDRSAAVVRRAAAEAGDAGVALRLIEIAEGSKTAALNRALPEGAAVLVHVDADVVVDPSLIGALVAALGGRTPGYASGRVRAVHSGGWAAGCYARVWARLPFARREIPGCGLYAVNAAGRRRWGAFPDVVADDMFVRLLFRPHERREVEAGFAWPVPGTLRELAAVRRRWDFGNRELRRRYPGLGGGGARRRLRDYAGPALAMPVASAVYAGVCLWSRCTLPQARARDGWARASRAGEG; encoded by the coding sequence ATGAAGAGACTGGTGAAGGTGATCGTTCCGTGCCGCGACGAGCAGCGGGTGGTCGGGCCGTGCCTGTCGGCGCTGGTGGCCAGCCCGATGCCGGCGGGGTGGCGGCTGGCGATCGACGTGGTGGCCAACGGCTGCCGCGACCGGAGCGCGGCGGTGGTCCGGCGCGCCGCGGCCGAGGCGGGGGACGCGGGCGTCGCGCTGCGGCTGATCGAGATCGCGGAAGGCTCCAAGACGGCGGCGCTCAACCGCGCCCTGCCCGAGGGGGCGGCGGTGCTCGTCCACGTGGACGCGGACGTGGTGGTCGACCCCTCGCTGATCGGGGCGCTCGTGGCGGCGCTGGGCGGGCGGACGCCGGGCTATGCCAGCGGGCGGGTGCGTGCGGTCCATTCCGGCGGCTGGGCGGCCGGGTGCTACGCCCGCGTCTGGGCGCGGCTTCCGTTCGCGCGCCGCGAGATCCCGGGCTGCGGGCTCTATGCGGTGAACGCGGCCGGGCGCCGGCGCTGGGGCGCGTTCCCGGACGTGGTGGCGGACGACATGTTCGTGCGGCTCCTGTTCCGGCCCCATGAGCGGCGCGAGGTCGAGGCCGGATTCGCCTGGCCGGTGCCCGGCACGCTGCGCGAACTCGCGGCGGTGCGCCGGCGCTGGGACTTCGGCAACCGCGAGCTTCGGCGGCGGTATCCGGGGCTGGGGGGCGGAGGCGCGCGGCGCCGTCTGCGCGACTATGCCGGCCCCGCGCTCGCGATGCCGGTGGCGAGCGCGGTCTATGCGGGGGTATGCCTGTGGAGCCGGTGCACGCTGCCACAGGCGCGCGCGCGGGACGGATGGGCGCGGGCGTCGCGGGCAGGCGAAGGGTAG
- the ettA gene encoding energy-dependent translational throttle protein EttA: MAKHQYVYHMDGVSKTYPGGKKVFENIRLSFLPGVKIGVVGVNGTGKSTLMRIMAGQDKDFSGEAWAAEGAHVGYLPQEPALAEDKTVRENVMLGVAAKKAKLDRFNELAMNYSDETAEEMAALQDQIDAEGLWDLDAQVDVSMEALRCPPDEAMPANLSGGERRRVALCKLLLEAPDMLLLDEPTNHLDAETIAWLQRHLIDYKGTCLIVTHDRYFLDDITGWILELDRGRGIPYEGNYSAWLEQKAVRLAREAKEDKSRQKTLERELEWIRAGAKARQAKSKARIQAYEEMAGQSERERVGRAQIVIPNGPRLGSKVIEADGLRKAYDDKLLIENLSFALPPGGIVGVIGPNGAGKSTLFRMLTGQEQPDAGTVTYGDTVKLSYVDQSRDDLNPDHTVWEAITGGAEIIKLGDAEVNSRAYCSSFNFKGGDQQKKVGLLSGGERNRVHMARLLKEGGNVLLLDEPTNDLDVETLRALEDAIAEFAGCAVVISHDRFFLDRLCTHILAFEGEAHVEWFEGNFEAYEEDKARRLGPDALEPTRVKYKKFTR; encoded by the coding sequence ATGGCCAAGCATCAGTACGTCTATCACATGGACGGCGTCTCCAAGACCTATCCCGGCGGCAAGAAGGTGTTCGAGAACATCCGCCTGAGCTTCCTGCCGGGCGTGAAGATCGGCGTCGTGGGCGTGAACGGCACCGGCAAGTCGACCCTGATGCGGATCATGGCCGGGCAGGACAAGGACTTCTCGGGCGAGGCCTGGGCCGCCGAGGGCGCCCACGTGGGCTACCTGCCGCAGGAGCCGGCGCTCGCCGAGGACAAGACCGTCCGCGAGAACGTCATGCTCGGCGTGGCCGCCAAGAAGGCCAAGCTCGACCGCTTCAACGAGCTGGCCATGAACTACTCCGACGAGACCGCCGAGGAGATGGCCGCCCTACAGGACCAGATCGACGCGGAAGGCCTGTGGGATCTCGACGCCCAAGTGGATGTGTCGATGGAGGCCCTGCGCTGCCCGCCGGACGAGGCCATGCCCGCCAACCTCTCGGGCGGCGAGCGCCGCCGCGTGGCGCTGTGCAAGCTGCTGCTCGAGGCGCCCGACATGCTGCTGCTCGACGAGCCCACCAACCACCTCGACGCCGAGACCATCGCCTGGCTGCAGCGGCACCTGATCGACTACAAGGGCACCTGCCTGATCGTCACCCACGACCGCTACTTCCTCGACGACATCACCGGCTGGATCCTCGAATTGGACCGCGGCCGGGGCATCCCCTACGAGGGCAACTACTCCGCTTGGCTCGAGCAGAAGGCCGTGCGCCTCGCCCGCGAGGCCAAGGAGGACAAGTCGCGCCAGAAGACCCTGGAGCGCGAGCTCGAATGGATCCGCGCCGGCGCCAAGGCCCGGCAGGCCAAGTCCAAGGCCCGCATCCAGGCCTACGAGGAGATGGCCGGCCAGTCCGAGCGCGAGCGCGTGGGCCGCGCCCAGATCGTGATCCCGAACGGCCCGCGCCTGGGCTCCAAGGTCATCGAGGCGGACGGCCTACGGAAGGCCTACGACGACAAGCTTCTGATCGAGAACCTCAGCTTCGCGCTGCCCCCCGGCGGCATCGTCGGCGTGATCGGCCCCAACGGCGCCGGCAAGTCGACCCTGTTCCGCATGCTCACGGGCCAGGAGCAGCCCGATGCGGGCACCGTAACCTACGGCGACACGGTGAAGCTCTCTTACGTCGACCAGTCGCGCGACGACCTCAACCCCGACCACACCGTGTGGGAGGCGATCACCGGCGGCGCCGAGATCATCAAGCTCGGGGACGCCGAGGTGAACTCCCGCGCCTACTGCTCGTCGTTCAACTTCAAGGGCGGCGACCAGCAGAAGAAGGTCGGGCTGCTGTCGGGCGGCGAGCGCAACCGGGTCCACATGGCGCGGCTCCTGAAGGAGGGCGGCAACGTGCTGCTGCTCGACGAGCCGACCAACGACCTCGACGTGGAGACGCTGCGCGCCCTCGAGGACGCCATCGCCGAGTTCGCCGGCTGCGCCGTTGTCATCAGTCACGACCGCTTCTTCCTCGATCGCCTGTGCACCCACATCCTCGCCTTCGAGGGCGAGGCCCACGTGGAGTGGTTCGAGGGCAACTTCGAGGCCTACGAGGAAGACAAGGCCCGCCGCCTCGGCCCCGACGCGCTGGAGCCGACGCGGGTGAAGTACAAGAAGTTCACCCGCTGA
- a CDS encoding nicotinate-nucleotide adenylyltransferase, translating into MRIGLPPTRPGQVVGLLGGSFDPAHAGHVHVSLEALKRFRLDRLWWLVSPGNPLKARGPAPLARRVAHARALMRHPKVQVTAIEARLRTRYTAHTLRRLRGLMPGVRFVWIMGADNLAQLHLWEDWRGIMETTPVGVVARPGERMAGRMSPAAHAFRRFQLPEAQAGALGRTAPPAWCLVNVPMHPASSTAIRAAGRWG; encoded by the coding sequence ATGCGCATCGGCCTGCCCCCCACGCGGCCCGGACAGGTGGTCGGCCTGCTGGGCGGCTCGTTCGACCCGGCCCACGCGGGCCACGTCCACGTCAGCCTCGAGGCGCTCAAGCGGTTCCGGCTGGACCGGCTGTGGTGGCTGGTCAGCCCCGGCAATCCGCTGAAGGCGCGCGGCCCGGCGCCGCTGGCCCGGCGCGTGGCGCACGCGCGCGCGCTCATGCGGCACCCGAAGGTGCAGGTGACGGCGATCGAGGCGCGGCTGCGGACGCGCTACACGGCCCACACGCTGCGGCGGCTGCGGGGCCTGATGCCGGGCGTGCGCTTCGTGTGGATCATGGGGGCCGACAACCTCGCGCAGCTGCACCTGTGGGAGGACTGGCGCGGGATCATGGAGACCACGCCGGTGGGGGTGGTGGCCCGGCCCGGCGAGCGCATGGCAGGGCGCATGTCGCCCGCCGCCCACGCGTTCCGCCGCTTCCAGCTGCCCGAGGCGCAGGCCGGCGCGCTGGGACGGACGGCGCCGCCGGCGTGGTGCCTCGTGAACGTGCCGATGCACCCGGCCTCGTCCACGGCGATCCGGGCCGCGGGGCGCTGGGGCTAG
- a CDS encoding tRNA (cytidine(34)-2'-O)-methyltransferase: protein MDRARVSGNRPAIVLVRPLIPGNTGTIARTCAALEIDLCLVGPLGFEITDRAVRRAGLDYWPHVPLHRYDTWADFAARRPGPRFAFEEWGETSAYDVAWPGDAQLLFGSETVGLPPEALEGARAVRLPMRSPHVRSLNLANAATAAAYIAFRGLL, encoded by the coding sequence GTGGACCGTGCACGCGTGAGCGGGAACCGCCCCGCGATCGTGCTGGTGCGGCCCCTGATCCCCGGCAACACCGGCACCATCGCCCGCACCTGCGCAGCCCTGGAGATCGACCTGTGCCTCGTGGGGCCGCTGGGCTTCGAGATCACCGACCGGGCGGTGCGCCGCGCGGGGCTCGACTACTGGCCTCACGTGCCGCTGCACCGCTACGACACGTGGGCCGACTTCGCGGCCCGCCGCCCCGGCCCGCGCTTCGCCTTCGAGGAGTGGGGCGAGACCTCCGCCTACGACGTGGCGTGGCCCGGCGACGCCCAGCTCCTGTTCGGCTCCGAGACCGTGGGCCTGCCCCCCGAGGCGCTGGAGGGCGCGCGGGCGGTGCGCCTGCCGATGCGCTCGCCCCACGTGCGGTCCCTGAATCTCGCCAATGCTGCAACAGCCGCCGCCTACATCGCCTTCCGCGGCTTGCTCTGA
- a CDS encoding hemerythrin domain-containing protein produces the protein MRGAPDPLALERRAGLPDTLRALVEEIPRETWEAHPEFGALTRFWLERHLRFRRMLAMLGSDLAEREAGRLAPEVHASRLARVGSLFLQELHGHHSVEDEVYFPKLAAHAPTLERGFALLDADHHRLHEELERFAADANVLLGGGEAGPMADTVRRMEGFLDRHLTDEEELVVPVILRVGEARL, from the coding sequence GTGAGGGGCGCCCCGGATCCCCTGGCGCTGGAGCGGCGCGCGGGCCTGCCGGACACCCTGCGCGCGCTCGTGGAGGAGATTCCCCGCGAGACCTGGGAGGCGCATCCCGAGTTCGGCGCGCTGACCCGGTTCTGGCTGGAGCGGCACCTCCGCTTCCGGCGCATGCTGGCGATGCTCGGCTCCGACCTGGCGGAGCGCGAGGCGGGGCGGCTGGCGCCCGAGGTCCATGCGTCGCGGCTGGCGCGCGTCGGCAGCCTGTTCCTGCAGGAGTTGCACGGCCACCACAGCGTGGAGGACGAGGTGTACTTTCCGAAGCTGGCAGCCCACGCGCCAACATTGGAGCGGGGCTTCGCGCTGCTCGACGCGGACCACCACCGCCTCCACGAGGAGCTGGAGCGCTTCGCCGCGGACGCCAACGTGCTGCTCGGCGGGGGCGAGGCGGGGCCGATGGCGGACACGGTGCGGCGGATGGAGGGGTTCCTCGACCGCCACCTCACCGACGAGGAGGAGCTGGTGGTGCCGGTGATCCTGCGCGTGGGCGAGGCCCGGCTGTAG
- a CDS encoding DUF5665 domain-containing protein yields MTPDDDLMDELSALRRELARLNRHRFIQVHNSIPKLIAFQLYRGLAFGLGTVLGATVILSVVVWSLAQINFIPVVGDWAAQVLEILEPTMDRPRE; encoded by the coding sequence ATGACCCCGGACGACGATCTCATGGACGAGCTGTCGGCGCTGCGCCGCGAGCTGGCGCGGCTGAACCGGCACCGGTTCATCCAGGTCCACAACTCGATCCCGAAGCTGATCGCGTTCCAGCTCTACCGCGGGCTGGCCTTCGGCCTCGGCACGGTGCTGGGCGCCACGGTGATCCTGTCGGTCGTGGTGTGGTCGCTGGCGCAGATCAACTTCATCCCCGTGGTGGGCGACTGGGCCGCGCAGGTGCTGGAGATCCTCGAGCCGACCATGGACCGGCCCCGCGAGTGA
- the fliF gene encoding flagellar basal-body MS-ring/collar protein FliF, producing MQTLIDDIKARRLRRPAILAGATLATFALVLALARMASEPVLELLYARLDPAVASGILSELEARGVAHELRGDSIWVDAAQRDRLRLDLAAEGLPGGDGAGYELLDTLSGFGTTSQMFDAALLRAREGELARTLLAGRGVEAARVHVAASNRSPFARERAATASVTLRMRSGDVPADLAEAAQTLVAGAVAGLAPGDVSVMDARSGRVVSREAGPNPNARRAERLHEMRAAIDRILAARVGPGRFVAEVNLETSLAEETMRERTLDPSGRVAISTETEESTASGTAAGGGVTVASNLPDGDAGAEGGGESRSADSRERVNYEVSERERQVVRGAGAVERISVAVLVDGTYAPTEGGAEPDWTPRPDEELATIAELVQSAVGFREDRGDVVTVRTLRFEALAPPSLEAPGTPWLSGAQAVRLATVGGVILAALGVMAFVIRPLLAGTAAAPQAGEAEAEGQAALATPEAAAPPPAAAALAPPEAAAPPQVAGPEAPPSRAKLPAPEATLDDEAASAAADPVERLRTLISERRDETVEVLKGWIEEDAMAEETT from the coding sequence GTGCAGACGCTGATCGACGACATCAAGGCACGGCGGCTGCGCCGCCCCGCGATCCTCGCAGGCGCCACGCTGGCCACTTTCGCGCTGGTCCTCGCGCTCGCGCGCATGGCCTCGGAGCCTGTGCTGGAGCTGCTCTACGCCCGCCTAGACCCGGCGGTCGCGTCCGGCATTCTCTCCGAGCTGGAGGCGCGCGGCGTCGCGCACGAGCTGCGGGGCGACTCGATCTGGGTCGATGCGGCGCAGCGCGACCGCCTGCGCCTCGACCTGGCCGCCGAGGGGCTGCCCGGCGGCGACGGCGCGGGCTACGAGCTTCTCGACACGCTGTCGGGCTTCGGCACCACCTCGCAGATGTTCGACGCCGCCCTCCTGCGCGCTCGCGAGGGGGAGCTGGCGCGTACGCTGCTCGCGGGACGGGGCGTCGAGGCGGCGCGCGTCCACGTCGCCGCCTCGAACCGCTCGCCCTTCGCGCGCGAGCGGGCCGCCACGGCGTCGGTGACGTTGCGGATGCGCTCGGGCGACGTGCCCGCGGATCTGGCCGAGGCAGCGCAGACCCTCGTGGCCGGCGCGGTGGCGGGGCTAGCGCCCGGCGACGTGTCGGTGATGGACGCCCGCTCGGGGCGCGTGGTCTCGCGCGAGGCGGGGCCGAACCCGAACGCGCGCCGGGCCGAGCGCCTGCACGAGATGCGCGCCGCGATCGACCGCATCCTCGCCGCGCGCGTGGGGCCGGGCCGTTTCGTGGCCGAGGTGAACCTCGAGACGTCGCTCGCCGAGGAGACGATGCGCGAGCGCACGCTCGACCCCTCGGGCCGCGTGGCGATCAGCACCGAGACCGAGGAGAGCACCGCGAGCGGCACCGCGGCGGGCGGCGGCGTGACCGTGGCCAGCAACCTGCCCGACGGCGACGCCGGCGCGGAGGGCGGCGGCGAGAGCCGCAGCGCCGACTCGCGCGAGCGGGTGAACTACGAGGTGTCCGAGCGCGAGCGGCAGGTGGTGCGCGGCGCCGGCGCGGTGGAGCGCATCTCGGTTGCCGTGCTGGTGGACGGCACCTACGCACCGACCGAGGGCGGCGCGGAGCCCGACTGGACGCCCCGCCCCGACGAGGAGCTCGCCACCATCGCCGAGCTGGTCCAGTCCGCGGTGGGCTTCCGCGAGGATCGCGGCGACGTCGTCACCGTGCGCACCTTGCGATTCGAGGCCCTCGCCCCGCCCAGCCTGGAGGCGCCGGGAACGCCGTGGCTGTCGGGCGCGCAGGCGGTGCGCCTCGCCACGGTGGGCGGCGTGATCCTGGCCGCGCTCGGGGTGATGGCATTCGTGATCCGCCCGCTGCTCGCGGGCACGGCGGCGGCGCCGCAGGCGGGCGAGGCCGAGGCGGAAGGCCAGGCCGCACTGGCTACGCCCGAAGCCGCTGCACCGCCCCCCGCCGCCGCCGCCCTCGCGCCCCCCGAGGCCGCGGCGCCGCCGCAGGTCGCTGGGCCCGAGGCCCCGCCCAGCCGCGCGAAGTTGCCCGCCCCCGAGGCCACGCTCGACGACGAGGCCGCTTCCGCCGCCGCCGATCCGGTGGAGCGCCTGCGCACCCTCATCTCCGAGCGGCGCGACGAGACGGTCGAGGTCCTGAAGGGCTGGATCGAGGAGGATGCGATGGCCGAGGAGACGACCTGA
- the dacB gene encoding D-alanyl-D-alanine carboxypeptidase/D-alanyl-D-alanine-endopeptidase, whose protein sequence is MDRRHFLAGIMSTSALPACADAPATSMRAATRPDDLLARSAPDAERLIAAARLGGDISTVVADAHTGEVLESVNPIRLLPPASVAKAVTALYALETLGPDHRFETTLVATGPIREGRLDGDLVLVGGGDPGMDTDGLHDLVEQAKAAGLRAVGGRLLIWDGALPLIERIDPTQPEHVGYNPSISGLNVNFNRVHFAWRRAGTGYETSMEARTERFRPEVSTSRIAVENRTLPVYTYRDGGDVDLWTVARAQLGGSGSRWLPVRNPAQYAGEVLSKLLAYEEVEAPAPERVLRRPQGGAVIARTQSAPLDRIVRSMLRYSTNITAEVLGLASSVRRGLNTGTLDASGAMMTRWLEERAGLGRADFDDHSGLNGTTRVSGLGLVRVLTAAGAEARVRPLMRELTIEADRNIPVQAKTGTLNFASCLAGYFNARSGRPLAFATLTADVERRAGLSVAQRDRPEGGREWARRSRSLQFDLIERWWTVHA, encoded by the coding sequence ATGGATCGACGCCACTTCCTCGCCGGCATCATGTCCACGTCGGCCCTGCCGGCCTGCGCCGACGCGCCGGCGACCTCGATGCGTGCGGCGACGCGGCCCGACGACCTGCTGGCGCGCAGCGCGCCGGATGCGGAGCGCCTGATCGCCGCGGCGCGGCTCGGGGGCGACATCTCGACCGTGGTGGCCGACGCGCACACGGGCGAGGTGCTGGAGTCGGTGAACCCGATCCGCCTCCTGCCGCCCGCCTCGGTGGCGAAGGCGGTCACGGCGCTCTACGCGCTCGAGACGCTCGGCCCGGACCACCGCTTCGAGACGACGCTGGTGGCCACCGGGCCGATCCGGGAGGGCCGCCTCGACGGCGACCTCGTGCTGGTGGGCGGGGGCGATCCGGGCATGGACACCGACGGGCTCCACGACCTCGTGGAGCAGGCCAAGGCCGCGGGCCTGCGCGCCGTCGGCGGGCGGCTGCTGATCTGGGACGGCGCGCTGCCCCTGATCGAGCGCATCGACCCCACGCAGCCCGAGCACGTGGGCTACAACCCCTCGATCTCGGGCCTCAACGTGAACTTCAACCGCGTCCACTTCGCCTGGCGCCGTGCGGGCACCGGCTACGAGACCTCGATGGAGGCCCGCACCGAGCGCTTCCGCCCCGAGGTCTCCACCTCGCGCATCGCGGTCGAGAACCGCACCCTGCCGGTCTACACCTACCGCGACGGCGGCGACGTGGACCTGTGGACGGTGGCGCGCGCGCAGCTCGGCGGGTCCGGCTCGCGCTGGCTGCCGGTGCGCAACCCGGCGCAGTACGCGGGCGAGGTGCTCTCGAAGCTGCTGGCCTACGAGGAGGTGGAGGCGCCCGCCCCCGAGCGGGTGCTCCGCCGGCCGCAGGGCGGCGCCGTGATCGCGCGCACCCAGAGCGCGCCGCTCGACCGCATCGTGCGCTCCATGCTGCGCTATTCCACCAACATCACCGCCGAGGTGCTGGGCCTCGCGTCGAGCGTGCGCCGGGGGCTGAACACAGGCACGCTCGACGCCTCGGGCGCGATGATGACCCGCTGGCTCGAGGAGCGGGCCGGCCTGGGGCGCGCGGACTTCGACGACCACTCGGGGCTGAACGGCACCACGCGGGTCAGCGGGCTGGGCCTCGTGCGCGTGCTCACGGCCGCGGGCGCCGAGGCGCGGGTGCGGCCCCTGATGCGCGAGCTGACCATCGAGGCGGATCGCAACATCCCCGTGCAGGCCAAGACCGGCACGCTGAACTTCGCGTCCTGCCTTGCGGGCTACTTCAACGCCCGCTCGGGCCGGCCGCTGGCCTTCGCCACGCTCACCGCCGACGTGGAACGGCGCGCGGGCCTCTCGGTGGCCCAGCGCGACCGCCCCGAGGGCGGACGGGAATGGGCGCGGCGCTCGCGCTCGCTGCAGTTCGACCTGATCGAGCGCTGGTGGACCGTGCACGCGTGA
- a CDS encoding GlsB/YeaQ/YmgE family stress response membrane protein, with amino-acid sequence MEGFFEGLGIAALVVLALIGLVIGALAGKVTGRSVALYALVGAAAAIATPFVLAALGVTVLAAGGLLLVAFVGAVGAAVVVALVRTLLHRK; translated from the coding sequence ATGGAAGGTTTCTTCGAAGGCCTGGGCATCGCGGCGCTGGTGGTGCTGGCGCTGATCGGACTGGTGATCGGGGCGCTGGCGGGCAAGGTCACGGGGCGCAGCGTGGCGCTCTACGCGCTGGTGGGCGCGGCGGCGGCGATCGCCACGCCGTTCGTGCTGGCGGCGCTGGGCGTGACGGTGCTGGCGGCCGGAGGGCTGCTCTTGGTGGCCTTCGTGGGCGCCGTAGGCGCGGCCGTGGTGGTGGCACTGGTGCGAACGCTGCTGCACCGGAAATAG
- the fliP gene encoding flagellar type III secretion system pore protein FliP (The bacterial flagellar biogenesis protein FliP forms a type III secretion system (T3SS)-type pore required for flagellar assembly.) — MRPLLAALALLPLAAPAGAQELAAPLRELIEGQSLALGAVQLVALLTVLSLAPGIVITITCFPFVVTVLSILRQAIGLQAAPPNMLIISLALFLTWFVMEPVALAAWSGGIEPWTDGALSLAEAVPRALAPFRAFMAARVDPDTLAHIAALRPADADALSVLVPSFLLSEIARAFQIGFLVFMPFLVIDMVVAAVLMSMGMMMVPPAIVSLPFKLAFFVVVDGWALVAGALVAGYG; from the coding sequence TTGAGACCCCTCCTCGCCGCGCTGGCACTGCTGCCGCTCGCCGCGCCGGCGGGGGCGCAGGAGCTGGCGGCGCCCCTGCGCGAGCTGATCGAGGGGCAGTCGCTGGCGCTCGGCGCGGTGCAGCTCGTCGCGCTCCTAACGGTGCTCAGCCTCGCGCCCGGCATCGTGATCACGATCACCTGCTTCCCGTTCGTCGTCACCGTGCTGTCGATCCTGCGCCAGGCCATCGGCCTGCAGGCCGCCCCGCCCAACATGCTGATCATCAGCCTCGCGCTGTTCCTCACCTGGTTCGTGATGGAGCCGGTGGCGCTCGCCGCCTGGAGTGGGGGGATCGAGCCGTGGACCGACGGCGCGCTGTCCCTCGCCGAGGCGGTGCCCCGGGCGCTGGCCCCGTTCCGCGCCTTCATGGCGGCCCGCGTCGACCCCGACACTCTGGCCCACATCGCGGCGCTGCGCCCTGCCGATGCGGACGCTCTGTCGGTGCTGGTGCCGTCGTTCCTGCTCTCGGAGATCGCCCGGGCGTTCCAGATCGGCTTCCTCGTGTTCATGCCGTTCCTGGTGATCGACATGGTGGTGGCCGCGGTGCTGATGTCGATGGGGATGATGATGGTGCCGCCGGCGATCGTCTCGCTGCCGTTCAAGCTGGCGTTCTTCGTGGTGGTCGACGGCTGGGCGCTGGTCGCGGGGGCGCTGGTGGCCGGCTATGGGTAA
- a CDS encoding FliM/FliN family flagellar motor C-terminal domain-containing protein codes for MTDAPLAETAERGPFARVPVEVTVSVGRAYPTVAELLRLAPDAVMTLDQAATDPVELYAGDRLIARGTLEEAVGEGAGRLAVRLTEIADLNGTL; via the coding sequence ATGACTGACGCCCCCCTGGCGGAGACCGCCGAGCGCGGACCCTTCGCGCGCGTGCCGGTGGAGGTCACGGTCTCCGTCGGCCGCGCCTATCCCACCGTGGCCGAGCTGCTGCGCCTCGCGCCCGACGCGGTGATGACCCTGGACCAGGCCGCGACCGACCCGGTGGAGCTCTATGCCGGCGACCGCCTGATCGCGCGCGGCACCCTGGAGGAGGCGGTGGGCGAGGGCGCGGGCCGCCTCGCGGTGCGCCTCACCGAGATCGCCGACCTCAATGGAACGCTTTGA
- a CDS encoding DMT family transporter: MDRDLLLSVALMLAAMTLIPLGDTAGKLLTGSHGVDPGFVAFARFAVGAAMILLILGGRIEWRIWRDPRLWLRAALIAAGIASILTALRTEPIADVFGAFFVGPIVSYALSAWLLGERASLARSALLALGFAGVLLVVRPGFGMSPGLGWALLAGLFYGGYLAASRWVAGVAGPRQLMLTQTALGTLMLLPFGATSAVPALTVPVVGLLLVSGLASATGNLLLVNAYGRTGATVLAPFVYFQLVAATGLGWAVFGTLPDGPATAGLALLALSGLATLALRR, from the coding sequence ATGGATCGAGACCTCCTCCTGTCGGTGGCGCTGATGCTGGCGGCCATGACGCTGATCCCGCTGGGGGACACGGCCGGCAAGCTGCTGACGGGCAGCCACGGCGTCGATCCGGGCTTCGTGGCCTTCGCTCGCTTCGCGGTGGGGGCGGCCATGATCCTCCTGATCCTCGGCGGCCGCATCGAGTGGCGCATCTGGCGCGACCCGCGCCTGTGGCTGCGCGCCGCCCTCATCGCCGCCGGCATCGCCTCGATCCTTACCGCTCTCCGGACCGAGCCCATCGCCGACGTGTTCGGTGCCTTCTTCGTGGGGCCGATCGTCTCCTACGCCCTGTCGGCGTGGCTCCTGGGCGAGCGGGCGAGCCTCGCGCGTTCGGCCCTCCTGGCCTTGGGCTTCGCGGGCGTGCTCCTCGTGGTGCGCCCCGGCTTCGGCATGTCGCCGGGGCTCGGCTGGGCGCTGCTGGCGGGGCTGTTCTACGGCGGCTACCTCGCCGCCTCGCGCTGGGTGGCAGGCGTGGCCGGGCCGCGGCAGCTCATGCTGACGCAGACCGCCCTCGGCACGCTGATGCTGCTGCCCTTCGGCGCGACCTCGGCGGTGCCCGCGCTCACCGTCCCCGTGGTCGGCCTGCTCCTCGTGTCGGGCCTCGCCTCGGCCACCGGCAACCTCCTGCTCGTCAACGCCTACGGGCGGACGGGGGCCACGGTGCTCGCCCCGTTCGTCTACTTCCAGCTCGTGGCGGCCACGGGGCTGGGCTGGGCGGTGTTCGGCACGCTGCCCGACGGGCCGGCGACGGCGGGGCTGGCGCTTCTGGCGCTCTCGGGGCTGGCGACGCTGGCGCTGCGGCGCTAG
- the fliL gene encoding flagellar basal body-associated protein FliL: MTDTAPDTDPGAEDAPKKGKKGLVVVLLLALVAGGGAFGAVWTGMLDGLLGGAPAEAEHADAGGPGEDAEAPAPPPAGAPYAFHEIDPIAVSIGTGGEGRQLRIRIVLELGEEGEDAVAGLEPRLQDAMLGYLRALDPAVLDDPATLLALRAQMLRRARLIAGEEAVANLLVTDFVLN, encoded by the coding sequence GTGACCGACACCGCCCCCGACACCGATCCCGGCGCCGAGGACGCGCCGAAGAAGGGCAAGAAGGGCCTCGTCGTCGTGCTCCTCTTGGCCCTCGTGGCGGGCGGCGGCGCGTTCGGCGCCGTCTGGACGGGCATGCTCGACGGCCTGCTCGGCGGCGCCCCCGCCGAGGCGGAGCACGCGGACGCGGGAGGGCCGGGCGAGGACGCGGAGGCCCCCGCGCCCCCGCCCGCCGGCGCCCCTTACGCCTTCCACGAGATCGACCCGATCGCGGTGTCGATCGGCACCGGCGGCGAGGGACGGCAGCTGCGCATCCGCATCGTGCTGGAGCTGGGCGAGGAGGGCGAGGACGCGGTCGCCGGGCTGGAGCCGCGCCTGCAGGACGCCATGCTCGGCTACCTTCGCGCGCTCGACCCCGCGGTGCTGGACGACCCCGCGACGCTGCTCGCCTTGCGCGCGCAGATGCTGCGGCGCGCCCGGCTGATCGCCGGCGAGGAGGCGGTCGCCAACCTCCTCGTCACCGACTTCGTGCTGAACTGA